In Pelodictyon luteolum DSM 273, the genomic stretch TCGCTTTTGGCTGCTGCAGGCGCATATTCGTCCAACCCAAGGCCGTCAAGTTCATGAAAAGCCACCCGTCCGGCAAGGCTTTCCGATGTCTGCTTAAGAAGTTCAGGCGCGGCGCTGCCGAGAATCAGAAAGCGGGCAGGCAGTTCCTCGCGGTCGGAAAGCACCCTCAAGAGAGGAAAAAGATCCAAACGAAGCTGTATTTCATCCAGTACAACCAGGCCGGTCAATGGCCGCAACACAAACGAGGGATCGCTGAGGCGGGCCTGATCGTCAGGATCCTCCAGGTCAAAGCGGTGCACGGGGCCCTGCCAGACGGCTGCAAGCTGCCTGGCCAGCGTGGTTTTGCCTGCCTGCCGGGGTCCGAAAAATAGCTACCACGGGAAAAGCGGCTAGCTGTCGGACAAGATCCTGAATATGGCCTTTTCTTGGTATCATGACGGAAATATATGAAGATTCGGAGTCAGTCTCCGAATCTTCATGCCAACAACAAAAAACACAGCACGCTCCCTCACCAACGGGAACGAGCGGCCGGAATCGGAGCGGAAAACAGCTTTTGGTCGCATCCGCAAAGCCATCGGCACGCCGAAGGCTTCAAGAGAAATCTGGATTTGCTTCGTAGAGAGGCTCTCTGGCCACAGAAGCGAAGATGTTGTTTCTCCCGGGGAAAATACATACAATTCGGAATGGCGCGTCCAACTGACTTCGGGAGAGGTGCGGAAGGCGTCACGCCCCTGAGGGTAACGCCCCATCATCCAGAACCACATTACCGTGCACAGCACCTTGAAGCATGACACACAAAACAACCGCTGAGGTCGGAGAGTTCGGCCTCATCGACAGAATCTCCGCCATCGTCAAGCCCACCCTTGCGGCCTCACCCGGCCTCATCGCCGGCATCGGCGACGACTGCGCCGTCTGGCATCCGGCGGCGGATATGACTGAAGTGGCTTCAACCGACCTGCTTTTGGAGCAGGTCCACTTCGACCTCCTCACCACCCCCGTGAAGCACCTCGGAAGCAAGGCGATCAGCGTCAATGTCTCCGACATCTGCGCCATGAACGCCATACCGCGCCACGCCCTCGTCTCCATAGCCGTGCCGCCGTCATTTCCAGTCGAAATGATCGAGGAGCTCTACCGAGGCATGGAGGCCGCCGCCCGGGAGTACGGGATCGCCATCGTCGGTGGCGACACCTCGCGCTCACCTTCCGGGCTCGTGCTGTCCGTCACGGTAACAGGGGAAGCCGAAGAGGCCAACATAACCTACCGGAAAGGGGCCGAACCGGGAGACCTCGTCTGCCTCACCGGCACACTCGGCGGCTCGGCGGCCGGCCTCAGGGTCCTGACGCGCGAAAAGCTCATCATGATGGAGCATATCGAACACAATGAAGCGTACGAAGGCAGCATCATGGCCGACCTGAAGGAGTACAGCGGCGCCATTCAGCAGCACCTGCTCCCGCTTGCACGGCTCGACATCGTCCGCTTCCTCCACGAACGCCGGGCGCACCCCTCGGCCATGATTGATGTGTCCGACGGACTCGGCCAGGACCTCGGCCACATCTGCAGCGCATCGGGTACCGGCGCGCTCCTGCAGGAGAACCGCATCCCGGTCAACTCCACCGCCCGGCTGATTGCCGACGAGCTGCAGGACGACGCCCTCGGCTGGGCGATAGGCGGAGGAGAAGACTACCAGCTGCTCTTCACCATGCCACATGAGGAATACCAGAAGATCGCCGACAACCGCGACATCTCGGTAATCGGCGAAATCACCCCCAAGGAACAGGGCATACTGCTCAAAGACATCTACGGTATCGAAATAGACCTCCAATCGCTCCCCGGATTCGACCACTTCCGATGATGAGGGAGGGGACGGGTACAGGAATAATCAGCAACACATGGAGGGTGGCGCATTCTGCTTGTGAAAATGAGGGAAGAGTGTAACTTTACCAGGCTTGGCCGAAGTGGCGGAATTGGTAGACGCCCGGGACTTAAAATCCCGTGTTCAGCAATGAGCGTACGGGTTCGACCCCCGTCTTCGGCACCACCCAGCATAGGCTTACATAAGCAACAGCCCTGAAACCCCTGCAGATAAGGGAACCCCACAGGGTAGCCGGCGATTAATTCAAGTCCAGTGAGTATGCCGGCAGGTAGAGCGCCCCGAGCCCCAGCATGCCAAGCAGGATCTGGAGCGTAAGCGCCGTAAGTAAAGCACGATTGCAGAAAACCAACCCTCGCCTCACCCGCGGGGGTTTTGCATGCCCCGCCCCAAACACCCTCACACCCGCCCATCCCCAAGATCGACCTCCCCATTGATCTCTTTCCAGCTGCGCTTGTCATCCTCCAGCACCATACGCCCTAGGCTGCCGCAACAAAAAAAATCGCACCCACGACCCATC encodes the following:
- the thiL gene encoding thiamine-phosphate kinase, with product MTHKTTAEVGEFGLIDRISAIVKPTLAASPGLIAGIGDDCAVWHPAADMTEVASTDLLLEQVHFDLLTTPVKHLGSKAISVNVSDICAMNAIPRHALVSIAVPPSFPVEMIEELYRGMEAAAREYGIAIVGGDTSRSPSGLVLSVTVTGEAEEANITYRKGAEPGDLVCLTGTLGGSAAGLRVLTREKLIMMEHIEHNEAYEGSIMADLKEYSGAIQQHLLPLARLDIVRFLHERRAHPSAMIDVSDGLGQDLGHICSASGTGALLQENRIPVNSTARLIADELQDDALGWAIGGGEDYQLLFTMPHEEYQKIADNRDISVIGEITPKEQGILLKDIYGIEIDLQSLPGFDHFR